One region of Salinirubrum litoreum genomic DNA includes:
- a CDS encoding McrB family protein, with the protein MPSTLEIEGYYFDTQELKNAYHLVPVPSTTEETDYSEAALRGVLRYFADWGPAREERLNNAAVETIETLTAAEKRSLYQTLVRRLSKNLNDQYSFSVEPADLERFFEHISADPVPESFATFLLQSVRQTSQRIHEYRQELLEEGPEETKSFFEAIRRLPGPYLTAKANQYEGDDKINGVRFRALQSIKSQSGLTIDELVTFIDEENESHEKNIAQGYTPFTTVGQLYYDYYKPRLNTYLQTLSDFFLEQSGALESTQHIVNHSEPRHKLDDFAWLAIFPATHESQTEAYQLYLGFHGDRLSYGLHVGDEKRGGEWKQQRDLERVTEEDVTAGDVLSKFESVLESYHTLNGITEPNRPERPPIADVVERQLDIAKQVVFYGPPGTSKTFEAKRFADWWVNERTEGEPTQSQVRSVTFHPSFSYEDFIEGLTADATDSGSVSYRVEDGVLKKIAENASDALRATEDGESPPPFVLIIDEINRGNLAQILGEVITLLEADKRDSFETELAHSGETFTIPSNLYVIGTMNTADQSIALVDTALRRRFRFIDFPPNMELVFGEYDTENTEPRSAVTERSDAVQPRERLLGASVLAVRTLNERILEAPQLGKGKQLGHTHLLGHDSAQELSDAWRYDILPQLEEYYFGQFDRLRDELLRETGDRLVDWDTERIRSFDVHDLYSALCDLAGIDDPVPLPRSVAAESDGGTTETVQQDAEDPWAAGERTPDTFRQRLPSTLNDESAAQIDRVLDVGEEVGWLDAGRGENNASVMVKSDDVDPGVGIIKIDQKGEIGFRWNWLHDRDENPLTREFIERAGHVFDDIDGYEHNWNPDAGDDGSFTEPTLAIDELTEEEVTALERGLRSFVEEARVFRDE; encoded by the coding sequence ACTGAAAAACGCGTATCACCTCGTTCCCGTTCCGAGTACGACCGAGGAGACAGATTACTCGGAAGCCGCACTTCGGGGAGTACTACGTTATTTCGCTGATTGGGGACCCGCGAGAGAAGAACGACTGAACAACGCAGCTGTTGAGACGATCGAGACGCTAACAGCTGCGGAAAAACGGAGCCTCTATCAGACTTTGGTCAGGCGCCTCTCGAAAAACCTCAACGATCAGTACAGCTTCAGTGTCGAACCTGCTGACCTCGAACGGTTCTTCGAGCATATCAGTGCCGATCCTGTTCCCGAATCCTTCGCAACATTCCTTCTCCAATCCGTTCGGCAGACTTCACAGCGAATTCACGAGTACCGACAGGAACTCCTGGAAGAGGGACCTGAGGAGACGAAGAGTTTCTTCGAGGCAATTCGACGTCTTCCGGGACCCTATCTGACGGCCAAAGCGAACCAGTACGAAGGCGACGACAAGATCAACGGAGTCCGTTTCCGAGCACTTCAGTCGATTAAATCGCAAAGCGGGTTAACGATCGACGAACTGGTTACGTTCATCGACGAAGAGAACGAGAGTCACGAGAAGAACATCGCTCAGGGTTATACGCCGTTCACTACGGTCGGCCAGCTATACTACGACTACTACAAGCCTCGACTGAATACGTACCTTCAGACGTTATCCGACTTTTTTCTCGAGCAGAGTGGCGCATTGGAGTCGACCCAGCATATCGTCAATCACTCAGAGCCACGTCACAAACTCGACGACTTCGCATGGCTAGCGATATTTCCGGCTACCCACGAGAGCCAGACTGAAGCGTACCAACTGTATCTGGGGTTCCACGGGGATCGCCTCTCGTACGGACTCCACGTTGGCGACGAGAAGCGTGGTGGGGAGTGGAAGCAGCAACGCGACCTCGAACGGGTAACCGAAGAAGACGTGACTGCGGGGGACGTACTCTCGAAGTTCGAGTCAGTCCTTGAGAGCTACCACACTCTCAACGGAATCACCGAACCGAACCGGCCCGAGCGACCGCCGATAGCTGACGTAGTCGAACGCCAGCTCGACATCGCGAAGCAAGTCGTCTTCTACGGTCCACCTGGTACGAGTAAGACGTTCGAGGCGAAGCGGTTCGCCGACTGGTGGGTAAATGAGCGAACCGAAGGCGAACCGACACAGAGTCAGGTTCGGTCGGTCACGTTCCACCCCTCGTTCTCATACGAGGACTTCATCGAGGGGTTGACTGCCGATGCGACCGACTCCGGGAGCGTCTCCTACCGAGTCGAAGACGGTGTCCTGAAGAAGATCGCCGAGAATGCATCCGACGCCCTGCGAGCGACTGAGGACGGTGAGAGCCCACCGCCGTTCGTCCTCATCATCGACGAGATCAACCGCGGAAACCTCGCGCAGATACTCGGTGAAGTGATCACGCTCCTCGAAGCCGACAAGCGGGATAGCTTCGAGACCGAGCTTGCCCACTCGGGGGAGACGTTCACGATTCCGTCGAACCTCTACGTCATCGGGACGATGAACACGGCCGACCAGTCGATCGCGCTGGTCGACACTGCACTACGTCGGCGGTTCCGGTTCATCGACTTCCCGCCGAACATGGAGTTGGTGTTCGGGGAGTACGACACGGAAAACACCGAGCCACGAAGCGCTGTCACAGAACGCTCTGATGCAGTCCAACCCAGAGAACGTCTCTTGGGCGCCAGTGTTCTCGCAGTTCGAACGCTGAACGAACGTATCTTGGAAGCCCCGCAACTCGGGAAGGGAAAGCAGTTGGGACACACGCATCTTCTCGGCCACGATTCGGCACAGGAGCTTTCCGATGCCTGGCGCTACGACATCCTCCCACAGCTCGAGGAATACTACTTCGGTCAGTTCGACCGCCTTCGTGACGAGCTCCTGCGTGAGACGGGCGATCGACTGGTAGACTGGGACACCGAACGGATTCGATCGTTCGACGTCCACGACCTGTACAGTGCACTGTGCGACCTCGCGGGTATAGACGATCCCGTCCCACTCCCTCGATCTGTCGCTGCTGAGTCTGATGGGGGTACTACCGAAACAGTACAGCAAGATGCGGAAGATCCGTGGGCTGCCGGGGAACGAACACCCGACACGTTCCGTCAACGACTACCGTCGACGCTCAACGACGAGTCGGCAGCACAGATCGACAGAGTACTCGACGTCGGTGAAGAGGTCGGCTGGTTGGACGCGGGCCGAGGCGAGAACAACGCGTCTGTGATGGTGAAGTCGGACGATGTCGATCCCGGTGTCGGAATCATCAAGATCGATCAGAAGGGAGAAATCGGATTCCGGTGGAATTGGTTACACGACCGGGACGAGAACCCACTCACTCGGGAATTCATCGAACGAGCAGGCCACGTCTTCGACGACATCGACGGCTACGAGCACAACTGGAACCCGGACGCAGGAGACGATGGCTCCTTCACCGAACCTACACTCGCCATAGACGAACTCACCGAGGAGGAGGTTACGGCTCTCGAACGAGGCCTTCGGTCGTTCGTCGAAGAAGCGCGGGTGTTCCGAGATGAGTGA